In Pseudobacter ginsenosidimutans, the following are encoded in one genomic region:
- a CDS encoding GNAT family N-acetyltransferase translates to METQQTFQVLIADESHLSFAQIICDEMASSAKARGTGIAKRSPEYIQLKMREGKAVIAFNQDGVWAGFCYIETWGHGEYVANSGLIVSPNFRKGGLAKMIKRKIFDLSRQKYPEAKIFGLTTGLAVMKINSELGYEPVTYSELTQDEAFWAGCKSCVNYEILMSKERKNCMCTAMLFDPKDHYQPQETKEFFEEKKSVLERLLRFKQWKFLQPFLNKDSKDKDGKPANKSKKLFQQIFNF, encoded by the coding sequence ATGGAAACTCAACAAACATTCCAGGTTCTTATAGCCGATGAATCCCATCTGAGCTTTGCTCAGATCATCTGTGATGAAATGGCTTCCTCTGCCAAAGCAAGAGGAACGGGCATCGCTAAAAGATCCCCTGAATATATTCAACTGAAAATGCGCGAAGGGAAAGCCGTCATCGCCTTCAACCAGGATGGCGTATGGGCCGGCTTTTGCTATATCGAAACCTGGGGCCATGGCGAATATGTTGCCAACTCCGGACTGATCGTTTCCCCCAACTTCAGAAAGGGCGGACTGGCCAAGATGATCAAGCGCAAGATCTTCGATCTCTCCAGACAGAAATATCCTGAAGCCAAGATCTTCGGCCTTACCACTGGTCTGGCTGTGATGAAGATCAACAGTGAGCTGGGTTATGAACCTGTTACCTATTCCGAGCTTACCCAGGACGAAGCTTTCTGGGCAGGCTGCAAAAGCTGTGTGAACTATGAGATCCTCATGAGCAAAGAGAGAAAGAACTGCATGTGTACGGCAATGCTCTTCGATCCCAAAGATCACTATCAGCCTCAGGAAACAAAAGAATTCTTTGAAGAAAAGAAAAGTGTACTGGAAAGACTCCTCCGTTTCAAACAGTGGAAATTCCTGCAACCTTTCCTGAATAAAGACAGTAAAGACAAAGACGGCAAACCTGCCAACAAATCAAAAAAACTGTTTCAACAGATCTTTAATTTTTAA
- a CDS encoding phosphoglycerol geranylgeranyltransferase produces the protein MTNRIYQSLLLQKAKGHKSFAVLIDPDKVTVEKITELTTLAMDASVDYLLIGGSLVVSNHLDEVVMQVKKECNIPVVLFPGSPSQLSRHADALLYLSLISGRNPELLIGQHVISAPQVKQSGLEIISTGYMVIDGGAPTTVSYISNATPIPADKNEIAMCTAMAGEMLGMKLIYMDAGSGARRPITESMIEHVSKVIEVPLVIGGGITDPEKAYRNCKAGADVIVIGNAIEKDAGLIREMSAAIHSIPVTSK, from the coding sequence ATGACGAATCGTATTTACCAATCACTACTCTTACAGAAAGCGAAAGGACATAAATCGTTTGCCGTTCTCATTGATCCGGATAAAGTGACCGTAGAAAAGATCACTGAATTAACAACCCTGGCAATGGACGCATCCGTAGACTACCTCCTGATCGGCGGTAGCCTGGTTGTTTCCAATCACCTCGATGAGGTGGTTATGCAGGTAAAGAAAGAATGTAATATACCCGTGGTATTATTCCCGGGATCCCCCTCCCAGTTGTCCAGACATGCGGACGCACTCTTATACCTTTCTCTCATTTCAGGCCGTAATCCGGAACTGCTGATCGGGCAGCACGTCATCTCTGCGCCCCAGGTTAAGCAGAGCGGGCTGGAGATCATCTCCACCGGTTATATGGTCATCGATGGTGGAGCTCCCACTACCGTGAGTTATATCAGCAATGCAACGCCTATTCCGGCAGACAAGAATGAAATCGCCATGTGTACAGCCATGGCCGGCGAGATGCTGGGCATGAAGCTGATCTACATGGATGCCGGCAGCGGCGCCAGGAGACCGATCACCGAAAGCATGATCGAACACGTATCAAAGGTGATTGAAGTGCCCCTCGTGATCGGTGGCGGCATTACAGATCCGGAGAAGGCCTACCGCAATTGCAAGGCCGGTGCAGACGTGATCGTGATCGGCAATGCCATCGAAAAAGACGCCGGGCTGATCCGCGAAATGAGCGCCGCAATCCACTCCATTCCCGTTACCAGCAAATAA
- the argC gene encoding N-acetyl-gamma-glutamyl-phosphate reductase codes for MASRISIGIVGGAGYTGGELIRLLINHPNADISFIHSRSNAGKPVSSIHQDLVGETPLVFAADLNQDIDVLFLCVGHGEARKFLQENTIAPNVKIIDLSQDFRLLPNHTIDNRTFVYGLPELNKEAIRNATNIANPGCFATAIQLGLLPLAKAGLLAQINTTGITGSTGAGQSLAATSHFSWRANNIGAYKTLTHQHVKEISQSLDQLQPGFGAANEKGKKESDLNFIPWRGDFTRGIFISSQVDCDLSETELYKLYEDFYQDAPFTILSKEPIFLKQAVNNNKCVIQLEKVGSKLVVHSVIDNLLKGASGQAVQNMNLISGLDECAGLRLKANYF; via the coding sequence ATGGCGTCAAGAATATCCATCGGTATCGTTGGCGGAGCCGGTTACACCGGCGGTGAACTGATCAGGTTGCTGATCAACCACCCTAATGCCGATATATCGTTCATCCATAGTCGCAGTAACGCAGGAAAACCCGTCAGCTCCATCCACCAGGACCTTGTAGGCGAAACACCGCTGGTATTTGCCGCAGATCTAAACCAGGATATCGACGTACTCTTTCTTTGCGTGGGTCATGGCGAAGCCAGGAAATTCCTCCAGGAGAATACCATCGCTCCTAATGTAAAGATCATCGATCTTTCACAGGATTTCCGCCTGCTGCCCAATCATACTATCGATAACAGGACATTTGTATATGGTCTTCCCGAACTCAATAAGGAAGCCATCCGCAACGCGACCAATATCGCCAATCCAGGCTGTTTTGCCACGGCCATCCAGCTTGGATTGTTACCACTGGCCAAAGCCGGCCTGCTGGCACAGATCAATACCACTGGTATAACTGGTTCCACCGGCGCGGGACAAAGCCTCGCGGCCACCAGCCATTTCAGCTGGAGGGCGAACAATATCGGGGCATACAAAACGCTCACACATCAGCATGTGAAGGAGATCTCCCAAAGCCTTGATCAACTGCAACCCGGTTTCGGAGCTGCCAATGAAAAAGGAAAGAAAGAAAGTGATCTCAACTTCATTCCCTGGCGCGGTGATTTCACCCGCGGCATCTTCATCAGCTCACAGGTTGATTGTGATCTCAGCGAAACCGAGCTCTACAAACTCTATGAAGATTTCTACCAGGACGCGCCTTTCACCATCCTCAGCAAGGAGCCTATTTTCCTCAAACAAGCGGTTAACAACAACAAGTGTGTGATCCAGCTGGAGAAGGTAGGCAGCAAACTGGTAGTACACTCCGTGATCGACAATCTCCTGAAAGGTGCATCCGGACAAGCAGTTCAGAACATGAACCTGATCTCCGGACTGGATGAATGTGCGGGCCTCAGGCTGAAAGCAAACTATTTTTAG
- a CDS encoding M20 family metallo-hydrolase — protein MNNHSLQDLQHSAIELLKQLIATPSFSKEEQDTASILKIFLEERGIEAKQFKYNVWAVNKHFDAGKPTLLLNSHHDTVKPNKGYTLDPFTPIAKDGKLFGLGSNDAGGPLVSLLATFLHFYDRNDLKYNLLFAASAEEEISGKEGIEILLPELPPIDCAIVGEPTLMQMAVAERGLMVLDGIAHGRAGHAAREEGENAIYKALRDIEWFSTYRFPKVSELLGPVKTSVTVIETDNKAHNVVPAQCRFVVDVRVNELYTFEEILSVVRENIQSEVTPRSTRLRSTSIALEHPLVQSGIKLGRTYYGSPTTSDKALMPFQALKMGPGDSARSHTADEFINIEEIEKGIALYIDLLNQVL, from the coding sequence ATGAATAATCATTCTCTACAGGATCTGCAGCACAGTGCGATCGAATTGCTGAAGCAACTCATCGCCACGCCCTCTTTCAGCAAGGAAGAGCAGGATACTGCCAGTATCCTCAAAATATTCCTCGAAGAACGCGGCATTGAAGCAAAACAGTTTAAGTACAATGTGTGGGCCGTGAATAAACACTTTGATGCGGGTAAGCCAACACTGTTGCTTAATTCCCATCACGACACCGTAAAGCCCAACAAAGGTTATACACTCGATCCCTTCACGCCCATCGCAAAGGATGGAAAGCTCTTCGGCCTCGGCAGCAATGATGCTGGTGGCCCGCTGGTGAGCCTGCTGGCAACCTTCCTTCATTTTTATGACCGAAACGATCTGAAGTACAACCTGCTCTTTGCCGCTTCTGCAGAAGAAGAGATCAGCGGGAAAGAAGGGATCGAAATATTATTACCCGAATTGCCGCCCATCGATTGCGCCATTGTAGGAGAACCTACACTGATGCAGATGGCCGTAGCAGAACGCGGATTGATGGTGCTCGATGGCATTGCTCATGGCCGAGCCGGACATGCCGCCCGCGAAGAAGGAGAGAACGCCATCTACAAAGCGTTGAGGGATATCGAATGGTTCAGTACTTACAGGTTCCCGAAAGTTTCTGAACTGCTTGGCCCTGTAAAAACTTCTGTGACCGTAATTGAAACCGATAACAAGGCGCACAATGTGGTGCCCGCCCAATGCAGATTTGTGGTAGACGTTCGCGTGAATGAACTCTACACCTTTGAAGAGATCCTGAGCGTGGTCCGCGAAAATATTCAAAGCGAAGTAACGCCGCGCAGTACGCGCCTCCGTTCTACCAGTATCGCACTGGAACATCCGCTGGTGCAATCAGGCATCAAACTCGGCAGAACTTATTATGGTTCGCCCACTACTTCAGACAAAGCCCTCATGCCTTTCCAGGCATTGAAGATGGGCCCCGGTGATTCAGCACGTAGTCATACTGCCGATGAATTCATCAATATCGAAGAAATAGAAAAAGGAATTGCATTATACATTGATCTCTTAAACCAGGTATTATGA
- a CDS encoding Rossmann-fold NAD(P)-binding domain-containing protein, which translates to MKQFISAEDVQDIPALVNQALAYKQQPLLDKQLGANKRIGLLFLNPSMRTRLSTQIAAQNLGMEAIVFNIGSEGWALEFEDEAIMSGSTVEHVKDAAPIMGKYFDVLAIRTFPSLKNREDDYSELFIRQFIRYAGIPVVSLESATLHPLQSLTDIITITETLKANPLPAGRKPKIVLTWAPHVKPLPQCVANSFSQWVNAWGNADFVITHPEDYELDTKFTNGATITHNQEEALKDADFVYVKNWSTFNNEYGKIYCNDPAWMLTNEKLSTTNNAKVMHCLPVRRNVELSDEILDGPNSIVTRQASNRVWAAQAVLSNILQSK; encoded by the coding sequence ATGAAACAATTCATCTCTGCTGAAGACGTACAAGACATTCCCGCACTGGTGAACCAGGCGCTGGCTTACAAGCAACAACCATTGCTGGATAAACAACTGGGCGCCAACAAACGTATTGGCCTGCTCTTTCTGAATCCCAGTATGCGCACCAGGCTGAGTACGCAGATCGCGGCACAGAACCTCGGAATGGAAGCCATTGTTTTCAATATCGGTAGTGAAGGATGGGCGCTGGAATTCGAAGACGAAGCCATCATGAGCGGCAGCACTGTGGAACACGTGAAGGATGCAGCGCCGATCATGGGAAAATATTTCGATGTTCTCGCCATCCGCACTTTCCCTTCGCTCAAGAACCGCGAAGACGATTACAGCGAGCTCTTCATCCGCCAGTTCATTCGCTATGCCGGCATTCCTGTAGTGAGCCTGGAAAGCGCTACATTACACCCATTGCAGAGCCTTACCGATATTATCACTATCACGGAGACCCTGAAAGCAAATCCCTTGCCTGCAGGCCGCAAACCAAAGATCGTACTCACCTGGGCTCCCCACGTGAAACCGCTTCCACAGTGTGTTGCCAACAGTTTCTCCCAATGGGTGAATGCATGGGGCAATGCAGACTTTGTGATCACCCATCCGGAGGATTACGAACTGGATACGAAGTTCACCAATGGCGCCACCATCACGCACAATCAAGAGGAAGCGCTCAAAGACGCAGACTTCGTGTACGTTAAGAACTGGAGCACTTTCAATAACGAATACGGCAAAATCTATTGCAATGATCCTGCGTGGATGCTCACCAACGAAAAACTGAGCACCACCAATAATGCAAAGGTGATGCACTGTCTTCCTGTGAGAAGGAACGTGGAGCTCAGTGATGAGATCCTTGACGGCCCCAACAGCATCGTTACCCGGCAGGCGTCCAACCGCGTTTGGGCAGCGCAGGCAGTATTGTCGAATATCCTCCAATCTAAATAA
- the argB gene encoding acetylglutamate kinase: METLYVVKIGGNIIDHSEKLADFLQSFAALPGKKILVHGGGKLATQLAEKMNVPQQMVEGRRITDAETLRIVTMVYAGDINKRVVAALQSHGCNAIGLTGADGNAILAHKREKAGIDYGFAGDVDAVNAELLHALLSLNMAVVLAPITHNGKGQLLNTNADTIAQETAKGLSTHYNVQLIYSFEKSGVLLDANDDSTVIPSINPSYYQELKSTEKIFAGMIPKLDNAFAAIRSGVGKVIIGKAEELPALIAGAAGTSIVHE; encoded by the coding sequence TTGGAAACACTGTACGTAGTCAAGATCGGTGGTAATATTATCGACCATTCAGAGAAACTGGCAGACTTCCTGCAATCCTTTGCAGCATTGCCCGGGAAGAAGATACTCGTGCACGGTGGCGGCAAACTCGCTACACAGCTTGCTGAGAAAATGAACGTACCGCAACAGATGGTTGAAGGCCGTCGCATTACCGATGCAGAGACCCTCAGGATCGTTACGATGGTGTATGCCGGCGATATCAACAAACGCGTGGTGGCAGCACTGCAATCTCACGGATGCAATGCCATCGGCCTCACCGGCGCAGACGGCAACGCCATCCTCGCACACAAGCGCGAAAAAGCCGGTATTGACTACGGATTTGCCGGAGATGTGGATGCAGTGAATGCAGAACTGCTGCACGCACTCCTCAGCCTGAACATGGCTGTAGTACTGGCTCCAATCACCCATAACGGTAAAGGACAGCTGCTGAACACCAATGCAGACACCATTGCACAGGAAACTGCAAAAGGACTCAGCACACATTATAACGTACAACTGATCTACTCTTTCGAGAAGAGCGGTGTATTGCTGGATGCGAATGACGACAGCACCGTCATTCCCTCTATCAACCCCAGCTACTACCAGGAACTGAAATCAACTGAAAAAATATTTGCAGGCATGATCCCTAAACTGGACAATGCCTTTGCAGCCATCCGCAGTGGCGTAGGAAAAGTTATCATCGGAAAAGCGGAAGAACTGCCAGCACTGATAGCCGGAGCAGCCGGCACAAGCATCGTACATGAATAA
- a CDS encoding ATP-binding protein, with protein sequence MDDSPEERYRNKFLVTAMFNLKMVDTVGGGIRKIFNFQRSRFFPLPDYDPRDGKVRVKLTGKILNQEYTRGLATNTDLRLEEIILLDKVQKKIPLNNEEEKHLKGKGLIEGRKPNFIISQNVAEKIGKKAEYSKNKGLDDAYYLDFVEKSIREHGYLNRKDIDELLWKKLQEWMNDKQKKNKINNLLSNLRNFSNNFSRPL encoded by the coding sequence ATTGATGATTCTCCTGAGGAACGGTACCGGAATAAATTCCTGGTTACTGCTATGTTTAATCTAAAGATGGTCGATACTGTAGGCGGAGGGATCAGGAAGATATTTAATTTCCAGAGGTCCAGGTTTTTCCCATTGCCTGATTACGATCCAAGAGATGGAAAAGTAAGAGTGAAGCTTACAGGTAAGATATTAAATCAGGAATATACAAGAGGGCTTGCTACTAATACAGATCTTAGATTAGAAGAAATTATTTTGCTGGATAAGGTTCAGAAGAAAATTCCTCTTAATAACGAAGAAGAAAAGCATTTGAAAGGAAAGGGATTGATAGAAGGAAGAAAACCTAACTTTATTATCTCCCAAAATGTGGCAGAAAAAATTGGGAAGAAGGCTGAGTATTCTAAAAATAAGGGTCTGGATGATGCTTATTACTTAGACTTTGTCGAAAAATCCATCCGGGAGCACGGCTATTTAAACAGGAAAGATATTGATGAGTTGCTTTGGAAAAAATTGCAGGAATGGATGAATGATAAGCAAAAGAAGAATAAGATCAATAATCTTCTTTCTAATCTTCGCAATTTTTCTAATAATTTTTCAAGGCCCCTCTAA
- a CDS encoding aspartate aminotransferase family protein — translation MKLFDVYPINNITIERAKGSNVWDDQGTQYLDLYGGHAVISIGHTHPHYVARLTEQLNKVGFYSNSVRMPLQEELAAKLGKLSGKEDYQLFLVNSGAEANENALKLASFVNGRKKIITFKKGFHGRTSLAVAATDNPAIVAPVNQNPNIIFLPYNDEAALEACFKEQGSEISSVIIEGIQGVGGINVASPEFLKKIRSLCTEYGAVYIADGIQCGYGRSGKFFSHDFAGVNADIYSMAKGMGNGFPIGGILIAPEIQPKHSMLGTTFGGNHLACAAALAVVEVMEKEKLMENAAETGNYLMEGLKQIPELQNVRGRGLMIGFDVPEHLKDLRKKLLWENKIFTGEAKGNVIRLLPSLALTKADADQFLMAIKATIASMVSSPAH, via the coding sequence ATGAAACTTTTCGACGTTTATCCCATCAACAACATCACTATCGAGAGAGCTAAAGGCTCCAACGTGTGGGATGACCAGGGAACGCAGTATCTCGACCTGTATGGCGGCCACGCCGTGATCTCTATCGGCCACACACACCCGCATTACGTGGCGCGATTGACGGAACAACTGAACAAGGTAGGATTCTATTCCAACTCCGTACGTATGCCCCTGCAGGAAGAACTGGCTGCCAAACTCGGAAAGCTTTCCGGTAAAGAAGATTACCAGCTCTTCCTGGTGAACTCAGGCGCTGAAGCGAACGAGAACGCGCTCAAGCTCGCTTCGTTTGTGAATGGCCGTAAGAAGATCATCACCTTCAAAAAAGGTTTCCACGGAAGAACATCGCTGGCAGTGGCGGCTACAGACAATCCCGCTATCGTAGCGCCTGTTAACCAGAACCCGAATATCATCTTTTTACCTTATAACGACGAAGCCGCACTCGAAGCCTGCTTCAAGGAACAGGGCAGCGAGATCTCTTCAGTGATCATCGAAGGCATCCAGGGCGTTGGCGGCATCAATGTGGCCAGTCCTGAATTCCTGAAAAAGATCCGCAGCCTCTGTACTGAATATGGTGCTGTGTATATCGCAGACGGCATCCAGTGCGGATACGGAAGAAGCGGTAAATTCTTTTCACATGATTTTGCAGGTGTGAATGCCGATATCTATTCCATGGCGAAAGGTATGGGCAACGGCTTCCCCATCGGCGGTATCCTCATTGCTCCTGAGATCCAGCCAAAGCATTCCATGCTTGGCACTACATTCGGAGGCAACCATCTCGCATGTGCAGCAGCGTTAGCTGTGGTGGAGGTAATGGAAAAAGAGAAATTAATGGAGAACGCCGCTGAAACAGGTAACTACCTAATGGAGGGACTTAAACAAATCCCCGAACTGCAAAATGTTCGCGGAAGAGGACTGATGATCGGCTTCGATGTACCCGAGCACCTGAAAGACCTCCGCAAGAAATTACTCTGGGAAAACAAGATATTCACCGGCGAAGCCAAGGGCAATGTGATCCGTCTCCTGCCATCACTGGCGCTGACCAAAGCAGACGCAGACCAGTTCCTGATGGCCATCAAAGCCACTATCGCATCCATGGTTTCTTCACCCGCACACTGA
- the argG gene encoding argininosuccinate synthase, whose translation MAKKIVLGFSGGLDTSYCVKYLGEDKGYEVHSIIVNTGGFSEEELKQIEAHAYKLGVKTHTTVDAVKSYYDRIIRYLVYGNVLKNNTYPLSVSAERLVQAVHIAEHVQKLGAEAVAHGSTGAGNDQVRFDMIFHIMIPNVEIITPIRDLKLSREAEIEYLKGKGVDMNFNKAMYSINKGLWGTSVGGKETLNSKGMLPEEAWPTQVTAKDEREVKLSFEKGELKAVDGKAFAHPAEAIQYLQSIAGAYGVGRDIHVGDTIIGIKGRVGFEAAAPMVILKAHHALEKHVLTKWQLNWKDQLAQFYGNWLHEGQILDPVMRDIEAFLENAQQNVTGDVYVHLAPYRFQIIGIESKFDLMSSKFGKYGEMNNGWSGEDVRGFSKIFGNQTAIWNAVTEENKQ comes from the coding sequence ATGGCAAAGAAAATTGTACTCGGATTCAGCGGCGGCCTTGACACGTCGTACTGTGTTAAATATCTCGGAGAAGATAAAGGTTATGAAGTGCATTCCATTATTGTGAACACCGGCGGCTTCAGCGAAGAAGAACTGAAACAGATCGAAGCGCACGCTTACAAGCTTGGTGTGAAAACCCACACAACAGTGGATGCCGTTAAATCATATTATGATCGCATCATCCGATACCTCGTGTACGGAAACGTTCTCAAGAACAACACTTATCCCTTAAGTGTAAGCGCAGAACGTCTGGTACAGGCAGTTCACATCGCTGAGCATGTTCAGAAACTCGGAGCAGAAGCAGTTGCCCACGGTTCTACCGGTGCCGGTAACGACCAGGTCCGTTTTGACATGATCTTCCATATCATGATCCCCAACGTGGAGATCATCACTCCCATCCGCGATCTCAAACTGAGCCGCGAAGCAGAGATCGAATACCTCAAGGGTAAAGGCGTTGATATGAATTTCAACAAAGCCATGTACTCTATCAATAAAGGCCTCTGGGGCACCAGCGTTGGCGGTAAAGAAACCCTCAACTCCAAAGGCATGCTCCCCGAAGAAGCCTGGCCCACACAGGTTACTGCCAAAGATGAGCGCGAAGTGAAGCTTTCTTTTGAGAAAGGTGAGCTGAAAGCGGTTGACGGAAAAGCATTCGCACATCCTGCCGAAGCCATCCAGTACCTGCAAAGCATTGCCGGCGCTTACGGTGTTGGCCGTGATATCCACGTAGGCGATACCATTATCGGTATCAAAGGCCGCGTAGGTTTTGAAGCAGCAGCACCAATGGTTATTCTGAAAGCGCACCACGCGCTCGAAAAACATGTGCTCACCAAATGGCAGCTCAACTGGAAAGACCAGCTGGCACAGTTTTACGGCAACTGGCTTCATGAAGGTCAGATCCTCGATCCCGTTATGCGTGATATCGAAGCCTTCCTCGAGAACGCACAACAGAATGTAACCGGTGATGTGTATGTTCATCTCGCACCTTACCGTTTCCAGATCATCGGCATCGAAAGCAAATTCGATCTCATGAGCAGCAAATTCGGCAAGTACGGAGAAATGAACAATGGCTGGAGCGGCGAAGACGTGAGAGGATTCTCCAAGATCTTCGGTAACCAGACAGCTATCTGGAATGCAGTAACAGAAGAAAACAAGCAATAA
- the argH gene encoding argininosuccinate lyase yields MKLWQKESTSTSEQIERFTVGRDKEFDILLAPFDVQGSIAHVTMLGEVGLMSKEDATKAVRELENILQEIKDGRFRIEEHVEDVHSQVELMLTERIGEAGKMIHSGRSRNDQVAVDIKLYLRSEVLAIKDATKKLFDLLINLSEKHKAVLLPGYTHLQIAMPSSFGLWLGAYAESLVDDLDVLASAYYVANKNPLGSGAGYGSSFPLNRTRTTELLQFGTLNWNAVYAQMSRGKTERIVGQGIGNIANTLSRLAMDCCLYINQNFGFISFPSELTTGSSIMPHKKNPDVFELIRAKCNRIQSVPNELTLLVNNLPSGYHRDLQLTKEILFPAIEELKACLEMMHLMLSNMSVKDGILDDEKYKYLFSVEAVNELVNKGIPFREAYKQVGNDIEEGKFSFDYKKQLHHTHEGSLGNLCNEEIVKEMEKVISRFF; encoded by the coding sequence ATGAAACTGTGGCAAAAAGAAAGCACATCCACATCTGAACAGATCGAACGCTTCACGGTAGGCCGTGATAAGGAATTCGATATTCTTCTTGCGCCTTTCGATGTGCAGGGCTCCATCGCGCATGTGACCATGCTCGGAGAGGTTGGACTGATGAGTAAGGAAGATGCCACAAAAGCGGTACGTGAACTGGAAAATATCCTGCAGGAGATCAAAGACGGCAGGTTCCGCATTGAAGAACATGTGGAAGATGTGCATTCTCAAGTGGAGCTGATGCTCACCGAGCGCATCGGCGAAGCAGGTAAAATGATCCACAGCGGCCGTAGCCGGAACGATCAGGTGGCCGTAGACATCAAGCTTTACCTGCGTTCCGAGGTGCTGGCAATCAAAGATGCCACAAAAAAACTGTTCGACCTGCTGATCAACCTCAGCGAAAAACATAAAGCTGTTCTCTTACCAGGTTATACACATCTTCAAATCGCCATGCCTTCATCATTTGGCTTATGGTTAGGCGCCTATGCTGAAAGTCTGGTGGACGACCTGGATGTGTTAGCCTCCGCTTACTATGTGGCCAACAAGAACCCGCTGGGAAGCGGCGCCGGTTATGGATCTTCATTCCCGCTCAACCGCACACGCACAACCGAATTGCTGCAATTCGGCACCCTCAACTGGAATGCTGTGTACGCACAAATGAGCCGCGGCAAAACAGAACGCATTGTTGGACAGGGGATCGGAAACATCGCCAATACCCTGAGCAGGCTGGCAATGGATTGCTGTTTGTATATCAACCAGAATTTCGGATTCATTTCTTTCCCTTCCGAGCTTACTACCGGCAGCAGCATCATGCCACACAAAAAGAACCCCGATGTATTTGAACTGATCCGCGCCAAATGCAACCGCATCCAGTCAGTTCCCAATGAGCTTACACTGCTGGTGAACAACCTGCCCAGCGGCTACCATCGCGATCTTCAGCTCACCAAGGAAATTCTTTTCCCGGCAATAGAAGAGCTGAAAGCATGCCTGGAAATGATGCATCTTATGCTCTCCAATATGAGCGTGAAAGATGGAATTCTGGACGATGAGAAATACAAATACCTCTTCAGTGTGGAAGCCGTGAATGAACTGGTGAACAAAGGCATTCCTTTCCGCGAAGCCTACAAACAGGTGGGTAATGATATTGAAGAAGGTAAATTCAGCTTCGATTATAAGAAACAGTTACATCATACGCATGAGGGTAGTCTGGGGAATTTGTGCAATGAAGAGATTGTGAAGGAGATGGAGAAGGTGATTAGCAGATTCTTCTAA